GCAGCGACACGCCGAAGTCGCCGCGCAGAAGGTGGCTGATCCAATCGACATACTGCAGCGGCAGCGATTTGTTGAGGCCGAACAGCCGCCGCAGCTCATCCATCTGCGCCGGCGTCATCGCCACCTGCGTGCCGAGAAACATCTGGAGCGCGTTGCCCGGCAGGAGGTGGATGAGCAGAAACACCACGATCGAGACGCCCCACAGGACGGGGATGAGCGTGAGGAGCCGGCCGGCGAGAAAGGCGCTCACTCCGGCCGGCTCCGAAACGCGGCCGCGGGGACGGTGCTACCGCTCGATGGACGCCTGCTCCAGGTAGTTGAGGGCGCCGGTGGGGATGATCCGGAAGCCCTTCACGTACGTCTGCAGCACCTGGGACTCCATCGGCGTGTAGAGGAACACCGCCGGCGCGTCTGTGACCAGGGCGTGCTCCAGATCGTGGTAGATCGGGAGGCGCTCGGCGACGGTCACGTGGACGCGGCCGCGGTCGAGCAGCCGGTCGACGGTGGAGTCCTTGAACAGGAAGTTGTTGACGGCGCCGGTGCTGTAGAACGTCCGGTAGAGGAACCGGTCGGGATCCGGATCGCCGCCGCGCAGCTCCACCATCGTGTCGAAGTCGCGCTTCACCCACTGGTTGATGTACTGACCCCACTCGACGTTCTGAATGTTGGCGTTGAGCCCGGCCGCCTTCAACTGGCTCTGGATCACCTGGGCGACGGCGAGCCCGCCTTCATACGTCGGCGAGACGGTGATGTTGAACGACGCCCCCGCGGCGCCGGCCTCTTGGAGGAGCTGCCGCGCCCGTCCCGGGTTCGGGCGATACTCCGGGAAGTTCGCGACCGGCAGCGCCCACACGCGGTCGGGCGCCGGGATCGGTCCGCTCACGACGCCCATGCCGAACTCGGCCGCGTTGATGATCGCCTGCCGGTCGATCGCGTAGGCGATCGCGTCGCGCACGCGCGAGTCGGTGAACGGCTTGCGCGTCGTGTTGAAGGAGAAGATCCGAAGGTTCAGGCTCGGCGCCTGCTGGACGGCGAGCGTATTCACCCCCATCGCCTGCTTGACGACGCTGCCGTCGGAAATGGTCGCCATGTCGAGGCTGCGCGACCGCAGACCGGCAAGCAGCGACGCCTGCTCCGGGATGACGCGGAAGACGACCTCGTCGACCTTCGGGAGGCCGCGCTTGAAGTAGTGCGGGTTCCGCGTGAGGCGCATGTAATTGTCCGGCACCCACTCCGCCAGCATGAAGGGACCCGTGCCCGCCTCGGTCTTCTGCAGATCGCCCGCGCGCTGGACCGCGGCCTGCTCCACGATCGCGGCGTTGCCCGACGCGAGCCCGGAGAGCAGCGACGCGAGCGGGTACTTCAGGCCCAGGCGCACCGTGTACTTGTCCGGCGCGCTTACGGTGTCGATCACGTCGATGTACGAGCGGCCGGGCGACGCGGTCTTCGGATCGAGAATGCGGTTGATCGTGTAGACGACGTCCGCGCTCGTCATTTCCGCGCCGTCGTGGAACCGCACCCCGTGGCGCAGGTGGAACACGTACGTCCGGCTGTCCGGGTTGTCCCACGACTCGGCGAGGTCGCCGACCACGTGGAGGCCCGCGTCGTACGTGACGAGCTTGTTATATAGAAGGTCGATGCGCCGGAACGACGAGAAGGCCGTGACCTTGTTGGGGTCGAGCCCGATGACTTCCTGATCGACGCCGATCGTCAGCGTCACCTTGCCGGGCGCCGCGCCGGCCCGCAGGACCGGTACGGACACCGCCACGGCGATTGTCAGTAGGAGCCACGCCATCCGCCTCATGTTCATTCCTCGTCACCCCCCGGGGTGTGGTGCCAATCTCCCGGTCGACGCGCGGGGTTACACGGAAGCCGCGCGGATCGGGCCCTGTGTCTTACGGTACAGAATCTCGGTCAGGCCCGGCCCGACATAGTCGGTCAGCTCGCCCACGCGCCGGTAGCCGCGCCGTTCGTAGAAACGGTGCGCCGCGGCGTTGGAGGCGTTAACGAGCAAAAATACATTCGGCCCGCTCCTGAAGATCTCGCTCTCCGCGGCGTCCATCAGGCGGCCGCCGACCCCGCGTCCCTGCGCGTCCGCCGCGACGCCGACGGCCCAGACGTACCCGCTGTGGCCGAACGTGCCGCGCACCAGATACTCGACGAATCCGAGCACGCGCCCCGCGTCTTCGGCCACCTGCACCTGCGCGGCGCCCCGAAGCGCCGCCCGGAACGTCTCCCGCGCCTCGCGGATCGTCACGCCGTACGCCTGCCACAGCGGCAGCCCGGACATGATCGCGGCGCAGGCCTCGACGTCCGCCGGGCCGAGCGGCCGGACCGTCACGACGCCTCCACGCTGCTCAAGTTCTCCGGTGCACGCGAGACCGCCTGCCCGCGTCTCGCGCCCGGGAGGCAGGGTACGCCGCGCGCGCAACCGCAGGAGGCCTTCCGCGCGGGCCGGAACCACTCGACGATGATCGTTTCCGCCGGTACGGTGCTCGCCGCCGACCGCGATCTTACCCCGGGCGTCGTCGTCATCGAAGACGGCCTCATCGCGCGCGTCTCCGCCGAGGCGGCGCCGGCGGGCGCACTGGCGTTTCCCGATGGGACGCTGATCCCCGGTCTGATCGACCTCCAGATCAACGGCGGCGCGGGCGTGGACTGTCTGCGCGCGGGAGCGCCCGCGTACGAGACGCTCGGCCGGTATCTCGCGGCCACGGGCGTGACCGCGTACCTGCCGACGATCGTCAGCGCGCCGCTCGACGAGATGCGGCGGGCCGGCGAGGCGGCCGCGATCGCGATGCGCCGCGGGGGGCCCTGGCCGGAGATCCTCGGCGTGCACTTCGAGGGACCGTACCTCAACCCGCTGCGGCGCGGGGCCCACCGCGCGCAGGACCTGCGAACCCCCCACGCGGACGAGATGGTCGAGCTGGTCCGGCGCCTCGACGGCGCGCTGCGGATCGTGACCCTCGCCCCTGAACTCGAAGGCGCCGAGACGCTCGTGCGATCGCTCACCGCGCAGGGCGTCCTTGTCTCGATCGGCCACACCGACGCGGCGTTCGACGACGTGCAGGCGGCGGCCAAGTGGGGCGCGCGAATGGTGACGCACCTGTTCAACGCGATGCGGGGCATCCATCACCGCGAGCCCGGGGCCGCCGGGGGGGCGCTCGTGACTCCGGCGCTCGCGCTCGGCCTGATCGCCGATCTCGCGCACGTGCATCCCGCGATCCTGTCCCTGGCCGCGCGCGCCGCGGGCATGGGGCGGATCGTGCTCGTGACGGACGCGATCTCGGCGGCGGGGATGGGACGGGGCGCGTTCACGCTCGGCGCGCAGACGGTCGACGTGAAAGACGGCGTGCCGCGCCTTGCGGACGGCACCCTCGCCGGGAGCGTGCTGCAGATGCACCGCGCGGTCTCCAATTTTGCCGCCGCCGCCGGCGTGAGCCGCCGCGACGCGGTCCAGGCCGCCTCGCTCACGCCGGCCAGGCTCCTCGGACTTCACCGCCGCAAGGGCCGCATCGCGCCCGGCATGGACGCGGATCTCGTGGTGCTCGGCCGCGACGGCGAGGTGCTGCTGACCATCGTGCGCGGGGAGATCGCCTACCGGCGGGGCGCCTGAACGCCGACCCGGTCCGCGGCGGCGGTGGGTCAGTTCGAGCTACGCAATCCGCATGACCCGGACGTCAAACGGCTGGGCGTGCGCCGGCAATTCGAACTGGCGCCGCGCCAAGTGGTTCAGGTCTACTCCGGCGGCCGCGCACGTCGCTTCGCTGATCAGAGCTTCGCCGGCGCCGGCCCATGACGAGAGGCGCGCCGTGATGGTCACGTTCTCGCCCAGCGCGGCGATGTCGGTGACCGTACCCTCCGCCCCGGCAACCGTTCCAACGAATGCCGTTCCTGTATGAACGCCGATGCCCAGCGGCAAGAGAGGGCGGCCGACACTGTCATAACCTACAGCGTGCAAAATCGCCCACGCCGCCTCCACCGCCCTGCGGGCATGCGACCGACCCGCGAACAGCGGGAAGTAGAGGCCGACGACTTCGTCGCCGACAAACTTGTCGATGTACGCGTCCGTCCGGATGAGCACGGTGCTCACGGAACCGTAGAACTGTCTCATGGTCCGGGCGAACTCGCTCGCCGGCATGCGGCTGGCCATCGCCGAGGAACCTCTAAGATCCGCAAAGAGCATCGTCAACTCGATCTCGGCACCCCCCGGGTACCGTCGGCAAAAGGCCATTCAGAAGTTACAGAAGCGAGGGTTTCGGCGAAACCGTCCGCGGCCCAGCAG
This region of bacterium genomic DNA includes:
- a CDS encoding ABC transporter substrate-binding protein — encoded protein: MRRMAWLLLTIAVAVSVPVLRAGAAPGKVTLTIGVDQEVIGLDPNKVTAFSSFRRIDLLYNKLVTYDAGLHVVGDLAESWDNPDSRTYVFHLRHGVRFHDGAEMTSADVVYTINRILDPKTASPGRSYIDVIDTVSAPDKYTVRLGLKYPLASLLSGLASGNAAIVEQAAVQRAGDLQKTEAGTGPFMLAEWVPDNYMRLTRNPHYFKRGLPKVDEVVFRVIPEQASLLAGLRSRSLDMATISDGSVVKQAMGVNTLAVQQAPSLNLRIFSFNTTRKPFTDSRVRDAIAYAIDRQAIINAAEFGMGVVSGPIPAPDRVWALPVANFPEYRPNPGRARQLLQEAGAAGASFNITVSPTYEGGLAVAQVIQSQLKAAGLNANIQNVEWGQYINQWVKRDFDTMVELRGGDPDPDRFLYRTFYSTGAVNNFLFKDSTVDRLLDRGRVHVTVAERLPIYHDLEHALVTDAPAVFLYTPMESQVLQTYVKGFRIIPTGALNYLEQASIER
- a CDS encoding N-acetyltransferase, whose protein sequence is MTVRPLGPADVEACAAIMSGLPLWQAYGVTIREARETFRAALRGAAQVQVAEDAGRVLGFVEYLVRGTFGHSGYVWAVGVAADAQGRGVGGRLMDAAESEIFRSGPNVFLLVNASNAAAHRFYERRGYRRVGELTDYVGPGLTEILYRKTQGPIRAASV
- the nagA gene encoding N-acetylglucosamine-6-phosphate deacetylase — its product is MIVSAGTVLAADRDLTPGVVVIEDGLIARVSAEAAPAGALAFPDGTLIPGLIDLQINGGAGVDCLRAGAPAYETLGRYLAATGVTAYLPTIVSAPLDEMRRAGEAAAIAMRRGGPWPEILGVHFEGPYLNPLRRGAHRAQDLRTPHADEMVELVRRLDGALRIVTLAPELEGAETLVRSLTAQGVLVSIGHTDAAFDDVQAAAKWGARMVTHLFNAMRGIHHREPGAAGGALVTPALALGLIADLAHVHPAILSLAARAAGMGRIVLVTDAISAAGMGRGAFTLGAQTVDVKDGVPRLADGTLAGSVLQMHRAVSNFAAAAGVSRRDAVQAASLTPARLLGLHRRKGRIAPGMDADLVVLGRDGEVLLTIVRGEIAYRRGA
- a CDS encoding adenylate/guanylate cyclase domain-containing protein, encoding MAFCRRYPGGAEIELTMLFADLRGSSAMASRMPASEFARTMRQFYGSVSTVLIRTDAYIDKFVGDEVVGLYFPLFAGRSHARRAVEAAWAILHAVGYDSVGRPLLPLGIGVHTGTAFVGTVAGAEGTVTDIAALGENVTITARLSSWAGAGEALISEATCAAAGVDLNHLARRQFELPAHAQPFDVRVMRIA